The proteins below are encoded in one region of Mangifera indica cultivar Alphonso chromosome 7, CATAS_Mindica_2.1, whole genome shotgun sequence:
- the LOC123221587 gene encoding trichohyalin-like isoform X18 encodes MEEEFDNYLGVKAELQPLGVDPKRGWSFFSVHELESELSGQRHDGDLREEEAERKAKLDEIAEEHRQRQWEETEKRRKEEAEREAKLDKIAEEHRLRQWEETEKQRKEEAEREAKLDEIAEEHRQRQWEEAEKRRREEAECEAKLDEIAEEHRQRQWEETEKRRKEEAEREAKLDKIAEEHRQRQWEETEKRRKEEAEREAKLDKIAEERRQRQWEETEKRRKEEAEREAELDEIAEEHRQRQWEETEKQRKEEAEREAQLDKIAEEHRQRQWEETEKRRKEEAEREAKLDEIAEEYRQRQWEEAEKRRKEEAERKAKLDEIAEEHRQRQWEEAEKRRKEEAECKAKLNKIAEEHRQRQWVEAERRRKEEAEREARLNEIAQKQRQRQQEEAERRRKEEAERKARLDEIAEKLRQLQEEEAEGQRKEVERNARLDEIAEKQRQRQQEEVERWRKEKAGRKARLDEIAEKQRQRQQEEAERRRKEEAERKARFEEIAEKQRQRQQEEAERRRKEEAEHKARFEEVAEKQRQRQQEEAESQRKKEAERKARIDEIAEKQRLRQKEEAERQRKEEAERKARLEKIAEKQKQRQQEEAERRIKKEAEHKARLDEIAEKQRQRQQEEADSRRKEEAECKARIDKIAEKQRQRQQEEAERRRNEEAERKAKIDEIAEKQRQRQQEVAEKRRKEEAERKARLDEIAEKQRQRQQEAAERRRKEEAERKARLDEITEKQRQWQQEEAESQRKEEAERKARIDEIAEKQRLRQQEEAERQRKEEAECKARLDEIIEKQSQREQEEPERQRKEEAECKARLDEIAEKQRQWGGGEFGRGGKAENRSSLLETN; translated from the exons ATGGAAGAAGAGTTTGACAATTATCTTGGTGTAAAGGCTGAGTTACAACCCCTAGGTGTGGATCCTAAAAGGGGTTGGAGTTTTTTCAGTGTGCATGAG CTAGAGAGTGAACTCAGCGGGCAACGTCATGATGGAGACCTCAGAGAAGAAGAAGCTGAACGCAAG GCAAAATTAGACGAGATTGCTGAAGAACATAGGCAAAGGCAGTGGGAAG AGACTGAGAAAcgaagaaaagaagaagctgAACGTGAGGCAAAATTAGACAAGATTGCTGAAGAACATAGGCTAAGGCAGTGGGAAG AGACtgagaaacaaagaaaagaagaagctgAACGCGAGGCAAAATTAGACGAGATTGCTGAAGAACATAGGCAAAGGCAGTGGGAAG AGGCTGAGAAACGAAGGAGAGAAGAAGCTGAATGCGAGGCAAAATTAGATGAGATTGCTGAAGAACATAGGCAAAGGCAGTGGGAAG AGACTGAGAAAcgaagaaaagaagaagctgAACGTGAGGCAAAATTAGACAAGATTGCTGAAGAACATAGGCAAAGACAGTGGGAag AGACTGAGAAAcgaagaaaagaagaagctgAACGCGAGGCAAAATTAGACAAGATTGCTGAAGAACGTAGGCAAAGACAGTGGGAAG AGACTGAGAAAcgaagaaaagaagaagctgAACGCGAGGCAGAGTTAGACGAGATTGCTGAAGAACATAGGCAAAGGCAGTGGGAAG AGACtgagaaacaaagaaaagaagaagctgAACGCGAGGCACAATTAGACAAGATAGCTGAAGAACATAGGCAAAGACAGTGGGAAG AGACTGAGAAAcgaagaaaagaagaagctgAACGCGAGGCAAAATTAGACGAAATTGCTGAAGAATATAGGCAAAGGCAGTGGGAAG AGGCTGAGAAACGACGAAAAGAAGAAGCTGAACGCAAGGCAAAATTAGACGAGATTGCTGAAGAACATAGGCAAAGGCAGTGGGAAG AGGCTGAGAAAcgaagaaaagaagaagctgAATGCAAGGCAAAATTAAACAAGATTGCTGAAGAACATAGGCAAAGGCAGTGGGTTG AGGCTGAGAGAcgaagaaaagaagaagctgAACGTGAGGCAAGATTAAACGAGATTGCTCAAAAACAAAGGCAAAGGCAGCAGGAAG AGGCTGAGAGAcgaagaaaagaagaagctgAACGCAAGGCAAGATTAGATGAGATTGCTGAAAAACTGAGGCAACTGCAGGAGGAAG AGGCTGAGGGACAAAGAAAAGAAGTTGAACGCAACGCAAGATTAGACGAAATAGCTGAAAAACAGAGGCAAAGGCAGCAGGAAg AGGTTGAGAgatggagaaaagaaaaagccgGACGCAAGGCAAGATTAGACGAGATAGCTGAAAAACAGAGGCAGAGGCAGCAGGAAG AGGCTGAGAGAcgaagaaaagaagaagctgAACGCAAGGCAAGATTTGAAGAGATTGCTGAAAAACAGAGGCAAAGGCAGCAGGAAG AGGCTGAGAGAcgaagaaaagaagaagctgAACACAAGGCAAGATTTGAAGAGGTTGCTGAGAAACAGAGGCAAAGGCAGCAGGAAG AAGCTGAGagtcaaagaaaaaaagaagctGAACGCAAGGCAAGAATAGACGAGATCGCTGAAAAACAGAGGCTAAGGCAGAAGGAAg AGGCTGAGAGACAAAGAAAAGAGGAAGCTGAACGCAAGGCAAGATTAGAAAAGATCGCtgaaaaacagaaacaaagGCAGCAGGAAG AGGCTGAGAGACGAATAAAAAAAGAAGCTGAACACAAGGCAAGATTAGACGAGATCGCTGAAAAACAGAGGCAAAGGCAGCAGGaag AGGCTGATAGTcgaagaaaagaagaagctgAATGCAAGGCAAGAATAGACAAGATCGCGGAAAAACAGAGGCAAAGGCAGCAGGAAg AGGCTGAGAGACGAAGAAATGAAGAAGCTGAACGCAAGGCAAAAATAGATGAGATTGCTGAAAAACAGAGACAAAGGCAGCAGGAAG TGGCTGAGAAACGAAGAAAAGAGGAAGCTGAACGCAAGGCAAGATTAGACGAGATAGCTGAAAAACAGAGGCAAAGGCAGCAGGAAG CGGCTGAGAGACGAAGAAAAGAGGAAGCTGAACGCAAGGCAAGATTAGATGAGATCACTGAAAAACAGAGGCAATGGCAGCAGGAAG AGGCTGAGagtcaaagaaaagaagaagctgAACGCAAGGCAAGAATAGACGAGATCGCTGAAAAACAGAGGCTAAGGCAGCAGGAAg AGGCTGAGAGACAAAGAAAAGAGGAAGCTGAATGCAAGGCAAGATTAGACGAGATCATTGAAAAACAGAGTCAAAGGGAGCAGGAAG AGCCTGAGagacaaagaaaagaagaagctgAATGCAAGGCAAGATTGGATGAGATTGCTGAAAAACAGAGGCAATGGGGTGGGGGGGAATTTGGAAGAGGAGGAAAGGCTGAGAACAGAAGCTCTCTTTTGGAGACCAACTGA
- the LOC123221587 gene encoding trichohyalin-like isoform X22, translating to MEEEFDNYLGVKAELQPLGVDPKRGWSFFSVHELESELSGQRHDGDLREEEAERKAKLDEIAEEHRQRQWEETEKQRKEEAEREAKLDEIAEEHRQRQWEEAEKRRREEAECEAKLDEIAEEHRQRQWEETEKRRKEEAEREAKLDKIAEEHRQRQWEETEKRRKEEAEREAKLDKIAEERRQRQWEETEKRRKEEAEREAELDEIAEEHRQRQWEETEKQRKEEAEREAQLDKIAEEHRQRQWEETEKRRKEEAEREAKLDEIAEEYRQRQWEEAEKRRKEEAERKAKLDEIAEEHRQRQWEEAEKRRKEEAECKAKLNKIAEEHRQRQWVEAERRRKEEAEREARLNEIAQKQRQRQQEEAERRRKEEAERKARLDEIAEKLRQLQEEEAEGQRKEVERNARLDEIAEKQRQRQQEEVERWRKEKAGRKARLDEIAEKQRQRQQEEAERRRKEEAERKARFEEIAEKQRQRQQEEAERRRKEEAEHKARFEEVAEKQRQRQQEEAESQRKKEAERKARIDEIAEKQRLRQKEEAERQRKEEAERKARLEKIAEKQKQRQQEEAERRIKKEAEHKARLDEIAEKQRQRQQEEADSRRKEEAECKARIDKIAEKQRQRQQEEAERRRNEEAERKAKIDEIAEKQRQRQQEVAEKRRKEEAERKARLDEIAEKQRQRQQEAAERRRKEEAERKARLDEITEKQRQWQQEEAESQRKEEAERKARIDEIAEKQRLRQQEEAERQRKEEAECKARLDEIIEKQSQREQEEPERQRKEEAECKARLDEIAEKQRQWGGGEFGRGGKAENRSSLLETN from the exons ATGGAAGAAGAGTTTGACAATTATCTTGGTGTAAAGGCTGAGTTACAACCCCTAGGTGTGGATCCTAAAAGGGGTTGGAGTTTTTTCAGTGTGCATGAG CTAGAGAGTGAACTCAGCGGGCAACGTCATGATGGAGACCTCAGAGAAGAAGAAGCTGAACGCAAGGCAAAATTAGACGAGATTGCTGAAGAACATAGGCAAAGGCAGTGGGAAG AGACtgagaaacaaagaaaagaagaagctgAACGCGAGGCAAAATTAGACGAGATTGCTGAAGAACATAGGCAAAGGCAGTGGGAAG AGGCTGAGAAACGAAGGAGAGAAGAAGCTGAATGCGAGGCAAAATTAGATGAGATTGCTGAAGAACATAGGCAAAGGCAGTGGGAAG AGACTGAGAAAcgaagaaaagaagaagctgAACGTGAGGCAAAATTAGACAAGATTGCTGAAGAACATAGGCAAAGACAGTGGGAag AGACTGAGAAAcgaagaaaagaagaagctgAACGCGAGGCAAAATTAGACAAGATTGCTGAAGAACGTAGGCAAAGACAGTGGGAAG AGACTGAGAAAcgaagaaaagaagaagctgAACGCGAGGCAGAGTTAGACGAGATTGCTGAAGAACATAGGCAAAGGCAGTGGGAAG AGACtgagaaacaaagaaaagaagaagctgAACGCGAGGCACAATTAGACAAGATAGCTGAAGAACATAGGCAAAGACAGTGGGAAG AGACTGAGAAAcgaagaaaagaagaagctgAACGCGAGGCAAAATTAGACGAAATTGCTGAAGAATATAGGCAAAGGCAGTGGGAAG AGGCTGAGAAACGACGAAAAGAAGAAGCTGAACGCAAGGCAAAATTAGACGAGATTGCTGAAGAACATAGGCAAAGGCAGTGGGAAG AGGCTGAGAAAcgaagaaaagaagaagctgAATGCAAGGCAAAATTAAACAAGATTGCTGAAGAACATAGGCAAAGGCAGTGGGTTG AGGCTGAGAGAcgaagaaaagaagaagctgAACGTGAGGCAAGATTAAACGAGATTGCTCAAAAACAAAGGCAAAGGCAGCAGGAAG AGGCTGAGAGAcgaagaaaagaagaagctgAACGCAAGGCAAGATTAGATGAGATTGCTGAAAAACTGAGGCAACTGCAGGAGGAAG AGGCTGAGGGACAAAGAAAAGAAGTTGAACGCAACGCAAGATTAGACGAAATAGCTGAAAAACAGAGGCAAAGGCAGCAGGAAg AGGTTGAGAgatggagaaaagaaaaagccgGACGCAAGGCAAGATTAGACGAGATAGCTGAAAAACAGAGGCAGAGGCAGCAGGAAG AGGCTGAGAGAcgaagaaaagaagaagctgAACGCAAGGCAAGATTTGAAGAGATTGCTGAAAAACAGAGGCAAAGGCAGCAGGAAG AGGCTGAGAGAcgaagaaaagaagaagctgAACACAAGGCAAGATTTGAAGAGGTTGCTGAGAAACAGAGGCAAAGGCAGCAGGAAG AAGCTGAGagtcaaagaaaaaaagaagctGAACGCAAGGCAAGAATAGACGAGATCGCTGAAAAACAGAGGCTAAGGCAGAAGGAAg AGGCTGAGAGACAAAGAAAAGAGGAAGCTGAACGCAAGGCAAGATTAGAAAAGATCGCtgaaaaacagaaacaaagGCAGCAGGAAG AGGCTGAGAGACGAATAAAAAAAGAAGCTGAACACAAGGCAAGATTAGACGAGATCGCTGAAAAACAGAGGCAAAGGCAGCAGGaag AGGCTGATAGTcgaagaaaagaagaagctgAATGCAAGGCAAGAATAGACAAGATCGCGGAAAAACAGAGGCAAAGGCAGCAGGAAg AGGCTGAGAGACGAAGAAATGAAGAAGCTGAACGCAAGGCAAAAATAGATGAGATTGCTGAAAAACAGAGACAAAGGCAGCAGGAAG TGGCTGAGAAACGAAGAAAAGAGGAAGCTGAACGCAAGGCAAGATTAGACGAGATAGCTGAAAAACAGAGGCAAAGGCAGCAGGAAG CGGCTGAGAGACGAAGAAAAGAGGAAGCTGAACGCAAGGCAAGATTAGATGAGATCACTGAAAAACAGAGGCAATGGCAGCAGGAAG AGGCTGAGagtcaaagaaaagaagaagctgAACGCAAGGCAAGAATAGACGAGATCGCTGAAAAACAGAGGCTAAGGCAGCAGGAAg AGGCTGAGAGACAAAGAAAAGAGGAAGCTGAATGCAAGGCAAGATTAGACGAGATCATTGAAAAACAGAGTCAAAGGGAGCAGGAAG AGCCTGAGagacaaagaaaagaagaagctgAATGCAAGGCAAGATTGGATGAGATTGCTGAAAAACAGAGGCAATGGGGTGGGGGGGAATTTGGAAGAGGAGGAAAGGCTGAGAACAGAAGCTCTCTTTTGGAGACCAACTGA
- the LOC123221587 gene encoding trichohyalin-like isoform X12 translates to MEEEFDNYLGVKAELQPLGVDPKRGWSFFSVHELESELSGQRHDGDLREEEAERKAKLDEIAEEHRQRQWEETEERRKEEAECEAKLDKIAEEHRQRQWEEAEKRRKEEAECEAKLDKIAEEHRQRQWEETEKRRKAEAECEAQLDKIAEEHSQRRWEDTEKQREEEAEREAKLDEIAEEHRQRQWEETEKQRKEEAEREAKLDEIAEEHRQRQWEETEKRRKEEAEREAKLDKIAEEHRQRQWEETEKRRKEEAEREAKLDKIAEERRQRQWEETEKRRKEEAEREAELDEIAEEHRQRQWEETEKQRKEEAEREAQLDKIAEEHRQRQWEETEKRRKEEAEREAKLDEIAEEYRQRQWEEAEKRRKEEAERKAKLDEIAEEHRQRQWEEAEKRRKEEAECKAKLNKIAEEHRQRQWVEAERRRKEEAEREARLNEIAQKQRQRQQEEAERRRKEEAERKARLDEIAEKLRQLQEEEAEGQRKEVERNARLDEIAEKQRQRQQEEVERWRKEKAGRKARLDEIAEKQRQRQQEEAERRRKEEAERKARFEEIAEKQRQRQQEEAERRRKEEAEHKARFEEVAEKQRQRQQEEAESQRKKEAERKARIDEIAEKQRLRQKEEAERQRKEEAERKARLEKIAEKQKQRQQEEAERRIKKEAEHKARLDEIAEKQRQRQQEEADSRRKEEAECKARIDKIAEKQRQRQQEEAERRRNEEAERKAKIDEIAEKQRQRQQEVAEKRRKEEAERKARLDEIAEKQRQRQQEAAERRRKEEAERKARLDEITEKQRQWQQEEAESQRKEEAERKARIDEIAEKQRLRQQEEAERQRKEEAECKARLDEIIEKQSQREQEEPERQRKEEAECKARLDEIAEKQRQWGGGEFGRGGKAENRSSLLETN, encoded by the exons ATGGAAGAAGAGTTTGACAATTATCTTGGTGTAAAGGCTGAGTTACAACCCCTAGGTGTGGATCCTAAAAGGGGTTGGAGTTTTTTCAGTGTGCATGAG CTAGAGAGTGAACTCAGCGGGCAACGTCATGATGGAGACCTCAGAGAAGAAGAAGCTGAACGCAAGGCAAAATTAGACGAGATTGCTGAAGAACATAGGCAAAGGCAGTGGGAAG AGACTGAGGAAcgaagaaaagaagaagctgAATGCGAGGCAAAATTAGACAAGATTGCTGAAGAACATAGGCAAAGGCAGTGGGAAG AGGCTGAGAAAcgaagaaaagaagaagctgAATGCGAGGCAAAATTAGACAAGATTGCAGAAGAACATAGGCAAAGGCAGTGGGAAG AGACTGAGAAACGAAGAAAAGCAGAAGCTGAATGCGAGGCACAATTAGACAAGATTGCTGAAGAACATAGTCAAAGACGGTGGGAAG ATACTGagaaacaaagagaagaagaagctgAACGCGAGGCAAAATTAGACGAGATTGCTGAAGAACATAGGCAAAGGCAGTGGGAAG AGACtgagaaacaaagaaaagaagaagctgAACGCGAGGCAAAATTAGACGAGATTGCTGAAGAACATAGGCAAAGGCAGTGGGAAG AGACTGAGAAAcgaagaaaagaagaagctgAACGTGAGGCAAAATTAGACAAGATTGCTGAAGAACATAGGCAAAGACAGTGGGAag AGACTGAGAAAcgaagaaaagaagaagctgAACGCGAGGCAAAATTAGACAAGATTGCTGAAGAACGTAGGCAAAGACAGTGGGAAG AGACTGAGAAAcgaagaaaagaagaagctgAACGCGAGGCAGAGTTAGACGAGATTGCTGAAGAACATAGGCAAAGGCAGTGGGAAG AGACtgagaaacaaagaaaagaagaagctgAACGCGAGGCACAATTAGACAAGATAGCTGAAGAACATAGGCAAAGACAGTGGGAAG AGACTGAGAAAcgaagaaaagaagaagctgAACGCGAGGCAAAATTAGACGAAATTGCTGAAGAATATAGGCAAAGGCAGTGGGAAG AGGCTGAGAAACGACGAAAAGAAGAAGCTGAACGCAAGGCAAAATTAGACGAGATTGCTGAAGAACATAGGCAAAGGCAGTGGGAAG AGGCTGAGAAAcgaagaaaagaagaagctgAATGCAAGGCAAAATTAAACAAGATTGCTGAAGAACATAGGCAAAGGCAGTGGGTTG AGGCTGAGAGAcgaagaaaagaagaagctgAACGTGAGGCAAGATTAAACGAGATTGCTCAAAAACAAAGGCAAAGGCAGCAGGAAG AGGCTGAGAGAcgaagaaaagaagaagctgAACGCAAGGCAAGATTAGATGAGATTGCTGAAAAACTGAGGCAACTGCAGGAGGAAG AGGCTGAGGGACAAAGAAAAGAAGTTGAACGCAACGCAAGATTAGACGAAATAGCTGAAAAACAGAGGCAAAGGCAGCAGGAAg AGGTTGAGAgatggagaaaagaaaaagccgGACGCAAGGCAAGATTAGACGAGATAGCTGAAAAACAGAGGCAGAGGCAGCAGGAAG AGGCTGAGAGAcgaagaaaagaagaagctgAACGCAAGGCAAGATTTGAAGAGATTGCTGAAAAACAGAGGCAAAGGCAGCAGGAAG AGGCTGAGAGAcgaagaaaagaagaagctgAACACAAGGCAAGATTTGAAGAGGTTGCTGAGAAACAGAGGCAAAGGCAGCAGGAAG AAGCTGAGagtcaaagaaaaaaagaagctGAACGCAAGGCAAGAATAGACGAGATCGCTGAAAAACAGAGGCTAAGGCAGAAGGAAg AGGCTGAGAGACAAAGAAAAGAGGAAGCTGAACGCAAGGCAAGATTAGAAAAGATCGCtgaaaaacagaaacaaagGCAGCAGGAAG AGGCTGAGAGACGAATAAAAAAAGAAGCTGAACACAAGGCAAGATTAGACGAGATCGCTGAAAAACAGAGGCAAAGGCAGCAGGaag AGGCTGATAGTcgaagaaaagaagaagctgAATGCAAGGCAAGAATAGACAAGATCGCGGAAAAACAGAGGCAAAGGCAGCAGGAAg AGGCTGAGAGACGAAGAAATGAAGAAGCTGAACGCAAGGCAAAAATAGATGAGATTGCTGAAAAACAGAGACAAAGGCAGCAGGAAG TGGCTGAGAAACGAAGAAAAGAGGAAGCTGAACGCAAGGCAAGATTAGACGAGATAGCTGAAAAACAGAGGCAAAGGCAGCAGGAAG CGGCTGAGAGACGAAGAAAAGAGGAAGCTGAACGCAAGGCAAGATTAGATGAGATCACTGAAAAACAGAGGCAATGGCAGCAGGAAG AGGCTGAGagtcaaagaaaagaagaagctgAACGCAAGGCAAGAATAGACGAGATCGCTGAAAAACAGAGGCTAAGGCAGCAGGAAg AGGCTGAGAGACAAAGAAAAGAGGAAGCTGAATGCAAGGCAAGATTAGACGAGATCATTGAAAAACAGAGTCAAAGGGAGCAGGAAG AGCCTGAGagacaaagaaaagaagaagctgAATGCAAGGCAAGATTGGATGAGATTGCTGAAAAACAGAGGCAATGGGGTGGGGGGGAATTTGGAAGAGGAGGAAAGGCTGAGAACAGAAGCTCTCTTTTGGAGACCAACTGA
- the LOC123221587 gene encoding trichohyalin-like isoform X16, with amino-acid sequence MEEEFDNYLGVKAELQPLGVDPKRGWSFFSVHELESELSGQRHDGDLREEEAERKAKLDEIAEEHRQRQWEETEERRKEEAECEAKLDKIAEEHRQRQWEEAEKRRKEEAECEAKLDKIAEEHRQRQWEETEKRRKAEAECEAQLDKIAEEHSQRRWEDTEKQREEEAEREAKLDEIAEEHRQRQWEETEKRRKEEAEREAKLDKIAEEHRLRQWEETEKRRKEEAEREAKLDKIAEEHRQRQWEETEKQRKEEAEREAQLDKIAEEHRQRQWEETEKRRKEEAEREAKLDEIAEEYRQRQWEEAEKRRKEEAERKAKLDEIAEEHRQRQWEEAEKRRKEEAECKAKLNKIAEEHRQRQWVEAERRRKEEAEREARLNEIAQKQRQRQQEEAERRRKEEAERKARLDEIAEKLRQLQEEEAEGQRKEVERNARLDEIAEKQRQRQQEEVERWRKEKAGRKARLDEIAEKQRQRQQEEAERRRKEEAERKARFEEIAEKQRQRQQEEAERRRKEEAEHKARFEEVAEKQRQRQQEEAESQRKKEAERKARIDEIAEKQRLRQKEEAERQRKEEAERKARLEKIAEKQKQRQQEEAERRIKKEAEHKARLDEIAEKQRQRQQEEADSRRKEEAECKARIDKIAEKQRQRQQEEAERRRNEEAERKAKIDEIAEKQRQRQQEVAEKRRKEEAERKARLDEIAEKQRQRQQEAAERRRKEEAERKARLDEITEKQRQWQQEEAESQRKEEAERKARIDEIAEKQRLRQQEEAERQRKEEAECKARLDEIIEKQSQREQEEPERQRKEEAECKARLDEIAEKQRQWGGGEFGRGGKAENRSSLLETN; translated from the exons ATGGAAGAAGAGTTTGACAATTATCTTGGTGTAAAGGCTGAGTTACAACCCCTAGGTGTGGATCCTAAAAGGGGTTGGAGTTTTTTCAGTGTGCATGAG CTAGAGAGTGAACTCAGCGGGCAACGTCATGATGGAGACCTCAGAGAAGAAGAAGCTGAACGCAAGGCAAAATTAGACGAGATTGCTGAAGAACATAGGCAAAGGCAGTGGGAAG AGACTGAGGAAcgaagaaaagaagaagctgAATGCGAGGCAAAATTAGACAAGATTGCTGAAGAACATAGGCAAAGGCAGTGGGAAG AGGCTGAGAAAcgaagaaaagaagaagctgAATGCGAGGCAAAATTAGACAAGATTGCAGAAGAACATAGGCAAAGGCAGTGGGAAG AGACTGAGAAACGAAGAAAAGCAGAAGCTGAATGCGAGGCACAATTAGACAAGATTGCTGAAGAACATAGTCAAAGACGGTGGGAAG ATACTGagaaacaaagagaagaagaagctgAACGCGAGGCAAAATTAGACGAGATTGCTGAAGAACATAGGCAAAGGCAGTGGGAAG AGACTGAGAAAcgaagaaaagaagaagctgAACGTGAGGCAAAATTAGACAAGATTGCTGAAGAACATAGGCTAAGGCAGTGGGAAG AGACTGAGAAAcgaagaaaagaagaagctgAACGTGAGGCAAAATTAGACAAGATTGCTGAAGAACATAGGCAAAGACAGTGGGAag AGACtgagaaacaaagaaaagaagaagctgAACGCGAGGCACAATTAGACAAGATAGCTGAAGAACATAGGCAAAGACAGTGGGAAG AGACTGAGAAAcgaagaaaagaagaagctgAACGCGAGGCAAAATTAGACGAAATTGCTGAAGAATATAGGCAAAGGCAGTGGGAAG AGGCTGAGAAACGACGAAAAGAAGAAGCTGAACGCAAGGCAAAATTAGACGAGATTGCTGAAGAACATAGGCAAAGGCAGTGGGAAG AGGCTGAGAAAcgaagaaaagaagaagctgAATGCAAGGCAAAATTAAACAAGATTGCTGAAGAACATAGGCAAAGGCAGTGGGTTG AGGCTGAGAGAcgaagaaaagaagaagctgAACGTGAGGCAAGATTAAACGAGATTGCTCAAAAACAAAGGCAAAGGCAGCAGGAAG AGGCTGAGAGAcgaagaaaagaagaagctgAACGCAAGGCAAGATTAGATGAGATTGCTGAAAAACTGAGGCAACTGCAGGAGGAAG AGGCTGAGGGACAAAGAAAAGAAGTTGAACGCAACGCAAGATTAGACGAAATAGCTGAAAAACAGAGGCAAAGGCAGCAGGAAg AGGTTGAGAgatggagaaaagaaaaagccgGACGCAAGGCAAGATTAGACGAGATAGCTGAAAAACAGAGGCAGAGGCAGCAGGAAG AGGCTGAGAGAcgaagaaaagaagaagctgAACGCAAGGCAAGATTTGAAGAGATTGCTGAAAAACAGAGGCAAAGGCAGCAGGAAG AGGCTGAGAGAcgaagaaaagaagaagctgAACACAAGGCAAGATTTGAAGAGGTTGCTGAGAAACAGAGGCAAAGGCAGCAGGAAG AAGCTGAGagtcaaagaaaaaaagaagctGAACGCAAGGCAAGAATAGACGAGATCGCTGAAAAACAGAGGCTAAGGCAGAAGGAAg AGGCTGAGAGACAAAGAAAAGAGGAAGCTGAACGCAAGGCAAGATTAGAAAAGATCGCtgaaaaacagaaacaaagGCAGCAGGAAG AGGCTGAGAGACGAATAAAAAAAGAAGCTGAACACAAGGCAAGATTAGACGAGATCGCTGAAAAACAGAGGCAAAGGCAGCAGGaag AGGCTGATAGTcgaagaaaagaagaagctgAATGCAAGGCAAGAATAGACAAGATCGCGGAAAAACAGAGGCAAAGGCAGCAGGAAg AGGCTGAGAGACGAAGAAATGAAGAAGCTGAACGCAAGGCAAAAATAGATGAGATTGCTGAAAAACAGAGACAAAGGCAGCAGGAAG TGGCTGAGAAACGAAGAAAAGAGGAAGCTGAACGCAAGGCAAGATTAGACGAGATAGCTGAAAAACAGAGGCAAAGGCAGCAGGAAG CGGCTGAGAGACGAAGAAAAGAGGAAGCTGAACGCAAGGCAAGATTAGATGAGATCACTGAAAAACAGAGGCAATGGCAGCAGGAAG AGGCTGAGagtcaaagaaaagaagaagctgAACGCAAGGCAAGAATAGACGAGATCGCTGAAAAACAGAGGCTAAGGCAGCAGGAAg AGGCTGAGAGACAAAGAAAAGAGGAAGCTGAATGCAAGGCAAGATTAGACGAGATCATTGAAAAACAGAGTCAAAGGGAGCAGGAAG AGCCTGAGagacaaagaaaagaagaagctgAATGCAAGGCAAGATTGGATGAGATTGCTGAAAAACAGAGGCAATGGGGTGGGGGGGAATTTGGAAGAGGAGGAAAGGCTGAGAACAGAAGCTCTCTTTTGGAGACCAACTGA